The following proteins are encoded in a genomic region of Streptomyces gobiensis:
- a CDS encoding long-chain fatty acid--CoA ligase, producing MLSTMQDVPLTVSRILAHGTKVHSTAQVITWTGEAEPQRRSFAETGARAAQLAHALRDELGVEGDQRVGTLMWNNAEHLEAYLAIPSMGAVLHTLNLRLPPEQLVWIVNHAADRVVIVNGTLLPLLAPLLPKLPSIEHIVVAGPGDRSALEGATARVHEYEELLAGRPTTYDWPEVDERQAASLCYTSGTTGDPKGVLFSHRSVYLHALQVNSAEAFGMTGADTALAVVPMFHVNAWGLPHAAYMSGTSMLMTDRFLQPGPIAEMIETVRPSLGAAVPTIWQGLLAELDAKPRDISSMARVVIGGSACPPSLMRAFEERYGVTLVHAWGMTETSPLGTVAHPPAGLSEDETWAYRLTQGRFPASVEARLASPDGSFAPWDGETAGELEVRGPWIAGAYYGGAASDEPLRPGDKFSEDGWLRTGDVGTISPDGYLTLTDRAKDVIKSGGEWISSVELENHLMAHPAVAEAAVVAVPDEKWGERPLATVVLRDGAEATYEQLHTFLGERIARWQLPERWSVIPTVPKTSVGKFDKKVLRAQYAAGELDVTRL from the coding sequence GTGCTGAGCACGATGCAGGATGTACCGCTGACGGTGAGCCGTATCCTCGCCCATGGCACGAAGGTGCATAGCACGGCGCAGGTCATCACATGGACCGGAGAGGCCGAGCCGCAGCGCCGCTCCTTCGCCGAGACCGGCGCCCGCGCGGCACAGCTCGCCCACGCGCTCCGCGATGAGCTCGGCGTCGAGGGCGATCAGCGGGTCGGGACGCTGATGTGGAACAACGCCGAGCACCTTGAGGCTTATCTGGCGATTCCGTCCATGGGCGCGGTGCTGCATACCCTCAATCTGCGGCTGCCGCCCGAGCAGCTGGTGTGGATCGTCAACCACGCCGCCGACCGGGTCGTCATCGTCAACGGCACCCTGCTGCCGCTGCTCGCTCCGCTGCTGCCGAAGCTCCCCTCCATTGAGCACATCGTCGTGGCCGGTCCGGGCGACCGCTCCGCGCTGGAGGGGGCGACCGCGCGGGTGCACGAGTACGAGGAACTGCTCGCCGGCCGTCCGACCACGTACGACTGGCCGGAGGTGGATGAGCGCCAGGCCGCCTCGCTCTGCTACACCTCCGGAACGACCGGCGACCCCAAGGGCGTGCTCTTCAGCCACCGCTCGGTCTATCTGCACGCACTGCAGGTCAACAGCGCCGAGGCGTTCGGTATGACCGGGGCCGATACGGCCCTGGCCGTGGTGCCGATGTTCCATGTCAACGCCTGGGGGCTGCCGCACGCCGCCTATATGTCGGGCACCTCGATGCTGATGACGGACCGCTTTCTGCAGCCCGGCCCGATCGCCGAGATGATCGAGACGGTACGGCCCAGCCTGGGCGCCGCCGTCCCCACCATCTGGCAGGGGCTGCTGGCCGAGCTGGACGCCAAGCCCCGCGACATCTCCTCCATGGCCCGCGTCGTCATCGGCGGCTCAGCCTGTCCGCCCAGCCTGATGCGCGCCTTCGAGGAGCGGTACGGCGTCACGCTCGTACACGCCTGGGGCATGACCGAGACCTCACCGCTGGGCACGGTCGCGCACCCGCCCGCCGGGCTCAGCGAGGACGAGACCTGGGCCTACCGCCTCACCCAGGGCCGTTTCCCCGCCTCCGTCGAGGCACGACTCGCCAGTCCTGACGGCTCCTTCGCGCCCTGGGATGGCGAGACAGCCGGTGAGCTGGAGGTACGCGGCCCATGGATCGCGGGGGCCTACTACGGGGGTGCGGCGTCCGATGAGCCGCTGCGCCCCGGGGACAAGTTCAGCGAGGACGGCTGGCTGCGCACGGGCGATGTCGGCACCATCTCACCGGACGGCTATCTGACGCTGACGGACCGGGCCAAGGACGTCATCAAGTCCGGTGGGGAATGGATCTCCTCGGTGGAGCTGGAGAACCATCTCATGGCCCACCCGGCGGTCGCCGAGGCGGCGGTCGTCGCCGTTCCGGACGAGAAGTGGGGGGAGCGCCCGCTGGCCACCGTCGTACTCAGGGACGGCGCTGAGGCCACCTATGAGCAGCTGCACACCTTCCTCGGCGAGCGGATCGCCCGCTGGCAGCTGCCCGAGCGCTGGTCGGTGATACCGACGGTGCCGAAGACCAGCGTGGGGAAGTTCGACAAGAAGGTGCTGCGCGCCCAGTACGCGGCGGGCGAACTGGACGTGACACGGCTTTAG
- a CDS encoding SigE family RNA polymerase sigma factor, with product MTTPGTSATVTPLVTPLTFSSYVQARGPVLLRTARSLTANPSDAEDLLQTALTKTYLAWERIEDHRALDGYVRRALLNTRTSQWRKRKVDEFVCDELPEPEPVPAPDPAEQQAIRDAMWRAVLKLPARQRAMVVLRYYEDLSEAQTAEVLGVSVGTVKSAVSRALAKLREDAQLAADVVGTAA from the coding sequence ATGACCACGCCTGGGACATCCGCCACCGTGACGCCGCTTGTGACGCCGCTGACGTTCTCGTCGTACGTGCAGGCGCGCGGGCCCGTGCTGCTGCGCACTGCCCGCTCCCTCACGGCCAACCCGAGTGATGCCGAGGATCTGCTCCAGACGGCGCTGACCAAGACATACCTGGCGTGGGAGCGGATCGAGGACCACCGGGCCCTGGACGGCTATGTGCGCCGTGCGCTGCTCAACACCCGCACCTCGCAGTGGCGTAAGCGCAAGGTCGATGAGTTCGTCTGCGACGAGCTGCCCGAGCCCGAACCGGTCCCGGCCCCGGACCCGGCCGAGCAGCAGGCGATACGGGATGCCATGTGGCGAGCTGTGCTCAAGCTGCCGGCCCGGCAGCGGGCCATGGTCGTGCTGCGGTACTACGAGGATCTGAGCGAGGCGCAGACCGCCGAGGTGCTCGGCGTCTCGGTCGGCACCGTCAAGAGCGCGGTGTCCCGGGCGCTGGCCAAACTGCGGGAGGACGCGCAGCTCGCGGCGGATGTGGTGGGGACCGCGGCCTAG
- a CDS encoding DUF1906 domain-containing protein, with product MRQRTQLTALLLVLVTALTGAAPTPPSELEADIREKGADVFTGRALDTCRTPAYATMRAWLDSPYRAIGVYFGGRGRACPTQPNLDATWVRNVDRLGWKVLPLYVGSQSPCVGAANKQGVRMDSDRPWSQGMSEGLDAVEQARAHGFAKGSPLYLDMEKYDHHDTACAATTLGFVRGWNRAVRLHGYFPGFYSGADSGVAHMEAARKEGVMDLPDVIWFARWRVAPSVRDEPSLDPAAWFPHRRIHQYEGDVHRSYGGHGMRIDSNMVDAPVAIIR from the coding sequence ATGCGGCAGAGAACTCAGCTGACGGCCCTCCTGCTGGTGCTGGTCACCGCCCTCACCGGGGCCGCGCCCACGCCCCCTTCCGAGCTGGAGGCCGATATCCGGGAGAAGGGCGCGGACGTCTTCACCGGCCGCGCGCTGGACACCTGCCGGACCCCGGCGTACGCCACCATGCGGGCCTGGCTGGACTCCCCGTACCGCGCCATCGGCGTCTACTTCGGCGGCCGGGGCCGGGCCTGCCCGACACAGCCGAACCTCGACGCGACCTGGGTACGGAATGTGGACCGGCTGGGCTGGAAGGTGCTGCCGCTCTACGTCGGCTCCCAGTCCCCCTGCGTCGGCGCCGCCAACAAGCAAGGCGTCCGGATGGACAGCGACAGGCCCTGGAGTCAGGGCATGAGTGAGGGGCTGGACGCGGTCGAGCAGGCCAGGGCCCACGGCTTTGCGAAGGGCAGCCCGCTCTATCTGGACATGGAGAAGTACGACCACCACGACACCGCCTGTGCCGCGACCACCCTCGGCTTCGTCCGGGGCTGGAACCGCGCGGTGCGCCTGCATGGCTATTTCCCCGGTTTCTACAGTGGCGCCGACTCCGGGGTGGCCCATATGGAGGCCGCGCGTAAGGAAGGGGTGATGGATCTGCCGGATGTGATCTGGTTCGCCCGATGGCGGGTCGCACCCTCGGTCCGCGATGAGCCCTCGCTGGATCCCGCAGCGTGGTTTCCGCACCGCCGTATCCATCAGTACGAGGGGGATGTACACCGCAGCTACGGCGGTCACGGCATGCGGATCGACAGCAATATGGTGGACGCTCCGGTGGCGATCATCAGGTGA
- a CDS encoding lipid-transfer protein has product MSIRTADTLGGQAAIVGIGATEFSKDSGRSELRLAVEAVRAALADAGLGPGDVDGLVTFTMDTSPEITVAQAAGIGELSFFSRVHYGGGAACATVQQAALAIAAGVAEVVVCYRAFNERSGRRFGAGVQRREPSAEGVALGWSLPFGLLTPASWVAMAAQRYLYAYGLTPEVFGHVAVTGRRHAAANPAAYFHGRPITLADHAASRWIAEPLRLLDCCQETDGGQALVLTSVERARELRQRPAVVTAAAQGAGRAQEQMTSFYRDDLTGLPEMSVVARQLWRTSGLTPAEVDVGILYDHFTPFVLMQLEEFGFCAPGEAAGFVAEGMLPLNTHGGQLGEAYLHGMNGIAEAVRQVRGSSVNQVDGAAHVLVTAGTGVPTSGLLLGADG; this is encoded by the coding sequence ATGAGTATCCGTACCGCGGACACGCTCGGCGGCCAAGCCGCCATCGTGGGGATCGGGGCCACCGAGTTTTCCAAGGACTCCGGGCGCAGTGAGCTCAGGCTGGCTGTGGAGGCCGTGCGAGCGGCGCTCGCGGATGCCGGTCTCGGGCCGGGTGACGTCGATGGGCTGGTCACCTTCACCATGGACACCAGCCCGGAGATCACCGTCGCCCAGGCGGCGGGGATCGGCGAGTTGTCCTTCTTCTCCCGGGTGCACTACGGCGGCGGTGCCGCCTGCGCCACCGTGCAGCAGGCGGCGCTCGCCATAGCCGCCGGGGTGGCCGAAGTCGTCGTCTGCTACCGGGCGTTCAATGAGCGCTCCGGGCGGCGCTTCGGGGCCGGGGTACAGCGGCGCGAGCCGTCCGCGGAAGGGGTCGCGCTGGGCTGGTCGCTGCCGTTCGGGCTGCTTACGCCCGCCTCCTGGGTGGCGATGGCGGCGCAGCGCTACTTGTACGCCTACGGCCTCACCCCCGAGGTCTTCGGGCATGTCGCCGTCACCGGCCGACGGCACGCGGCGGCGAATCCGGCCGCGTACTTTCACGGCAGGCCCATCACCCTCGCCGACCATGCGGCCTCCCGGTGGATCGCCGAACCGCTGCGGCTGCTCGACTGCTGCCAGGAGACCGATGGCGGGCAGGCCCTGGTCCTGACGTCAGTGGAGCGCGCCCGGGAGCTGCGGCAACGTCCCGCCGTCGTCACCGCCGCCGCGCAGGGGGCGGGCCGCGCACAGGAGCAGATGACCAGCTTCTACCGCGATGACCTCACCGGGCTGCCCGAGATGAGCGTGGTCGCCCGGCAGCTGTGGCGGACGAGCGGACTCACCCCCGCCGAGGTTGATGTCGGCATCCTCTATGACCACTTCACGCCGTTCGTACTGATGCAGTTGGAGGAGTTCGGCTTCTGTGCGCCGGGCGAGGCCGCCGGCTTCGTCGCCGAGGGCATGCTGCCGCTCAACACCCATGGCGGGCAGCTCGGCGAGGCGTATCTGCATGGCATGAACGGCATCGCGGAGGCCGTACGGCAAGTGCGGGGCAGCTCCGTCAACCAGGTGGACGGCGCCGCCCATGTGCTGGTCACCGCGGGCACCGGGGTACCAACCTCCGGGCTGCTCCTCGGGGCAGACGGCTGA
- a CDS encoding MaoC family dehydratase, with the protein MTGTSPRAGDELPPLRIPITRTLIVAGAIATRDYQDVHHDVELAKEKGSPDIFMNILTTNGLVGRYITEWAGPTARLRQVRIRLGAPNYPGDEMTLTGTVTAVRGGTAEVAVTGRNRLGAHVTGTVTVEFPGAPPPDPRPSIGRDRG; encoded by the coding sequence ATGACGGGCACGAGCCCCCGAGCGGGGGACGAGCTTCCCCCGCTGCGTATCCCCATCACCCGCACTCTGATCGTCGCGGGCGCCATCGCCACCCGCGACTACCAGGACGTTCACCACGATGTGGAGCTCGCCAAGGAGAAGGGGTCGCCGGACATCTTTATGAACATCCTGACGACCAACGGCCTGGTCGGCCGCTATATCACCGAGTGGGCGGGGCCGACGGCCCGGTTACGGCAGGTGCGGATCCGGCTTGGCGCCCCGAACTACCCGGGGGATGAGATGACCCTCACCGGCACGGTGACCGCGGTGCGCGGCGGCACCGCGGAGGTCGCCGTGACCGGCAGGAACCGGCTGGGCGCGCATGTCACCGGCACGGTGACCGTGGAGTTCCCGGGGGCTCCGCCCCCAGACCCCCGGCCCTCAATCGGGCGGGACAGGGGATGA
- a CDS encoding acyl-CoA dehydrogenase family protein — protein MDFTPNEDQLALVELAARILDEKADDKADDKADSKADGTGSELWKALGTSGVLEGATETGLLGTCLLLEEAGKRTAGIPLAATCLYGIGPVSRHGTTGLRAQLLPALLAGTAVATGAFPQRGRVRSHGGDRLTGTLPLVPWLRDASHVLIPDTDQQLWLLRVEDATLIEPVETTAPWDAGRLTLAAAPAVALGPGGYDDTLARARTGFAALQAGVCAGSLALAVAYTGDREQFGRPLSTNQGVQLRAADAYMDIESIRVTAHEAAWRHDQGLPADTHSLTAAWWAAEAGRRVVHTGQHLHGGVGADVTSEVHRHFLWGRQLDAYLGSPAELLAELGSLLAQPEKEGRAAG, from the coding sequence ATGGACTTCACGCCCAATGAGGATCAGCTGGCACTGGTGGAGCTGGCCGCGCGGATCCTCGATGAGAAGGCCGATGACAAGGCCGATGACAAGGCCGACAGCAAGGCCGACGGCACCGGCAGTGAGTTGTGGAAGGCGCTGGGTACGTCCGGCGTGCTCGAGGGGGCAACCGAGACCGGGCTGCTGGGCACCTGTCTGCTCCTGGAGGAGGCGGGCAAGCGCACCGCCGGGATTCCGCTCGCGGCCACCTGCCTCTACGGCATCGGACCGGTGAGCCGTCATGGCACCACCGGGCTGAGGGCGCAGCTGCTGCCCGCGCTGCTCGCCGGTACGGCCGTCGCCACCGGCGCCTTTCCACAGCGTGGCCGCGTACGCTCGCACGGCGGTGACCGGCTGACCGGCACCCTGCCGCTGGTCCCCTGGCTCCGCGACGCCAGCCATGTCCTCATCCCCGATACGGATCAACAGCTCTGGCTGCTTCGGGTCGAGGACGCCACCTTGATCGAGCCCGTGGAGACCACCGCGCCCTGGGATGCCGGGCGTCTGACCCTGGCGGCCGCCCCCGCGGTGGCGTTGGGTCCGGGCGGGTATGACGACACCCTCGCCCGTGCTCGTACGGGCTTCGCGGCGCTGCAAGCCGGGGTCTGTGCGGGGTCTCTCGCGCTGGCCGTCGCGTACACCGGCGACCGGGAACAGTTCGGCCGTCCGCTCAGCACCAACCAGGGGGTCCAGCTTCGCGCCGCCGACGCGTATATGGACATCGAGTCCATTCGGGTCACGGCCCATGAGGCGGCCTGGCGCCATGACCAGGGGCTGCCTGCCGACACGCACTCGCTGACCGCGGCCTGGTGGGCGGCGGAGGCGGGCCGGCGTGTCGTCCATACGGGCCAGCATCTGCATGGCGGCGTTGGCGCCGATGTCACCTCCGAGGTCCACCGGCACTTTCTCTGGGGGCGGCAGCTGGACGCCTACCTCGGCTCCCCGGCTGAACTGCTCGCCGAGCTTGGCTCGCTGCTCGCTCAGCCCGAGAAGGAAGGCAGGGCCGCCGGATGA
- a CDS encoding Zn-ribbon domain-containing OB-fold protein, whose product MSGGERDELYERLRVYEGQPAATAGVGRDPVNEPMIRHWCEAMGHPVPPDGSAPQTMLQVWTMGGLAGHPADSGRSDTYDALLGALDAAGCTSVVATDCEQEYPRALRPGDRITFDAVIESVSTRKATKLGTGYFITTRMDVRAGDQLAGRHRFRILKYKGRGRPKEKRPRPVVNRDNAGFWAGVAEHRLLIQRCTRCATLRFPWLPGCNACGGQEWDTVEAAGHGTVYSYVVMHHPPFPAFDPPYAVALIELAEGVRIISNITGVPYDKVRIGMPVQLEFLRVEDEELELPVFRGVDA is encoded by the coding sequence GTGAGCGGGGGCGAGCGGGATGAGCTGTATGAGCGGCTGAGGGTGTATGAGGGGCAGCCCGCGGCCACGGCCGGCGTGGGCAGGGATCCCGTCAATGAGCCGATGATCCGGCACTGGTGCGAGGCGATGGGCCATCCCGTGCCGCCGGACGGCTCCGCGCCTCAGACGATGCTCCAGGTGTGGACGATGGGCGGGCTGGCCGGGCATCCGGCGGATTCCGGGCGCTCGGACACCTATGACGCGCTGCTGGGCGCGCTCGATGCGGCGGGCTGTACGTCGGTCGTCGCGACCGACTGCGAGCAGGAGTATCCACGGGCGCTTCGCCCCGGGGACCGGATCACCTTTGACGCGGTCATTGAGTCGGTCTCCACGCGTAAGGCCACAAAGCTGGGCACCGGTTACTTCATCACCACCCGGATGGATGTCCGGGCGGGTGATCAGCTCGCGGGCAGGCACCGCTTCCGGATTCTCAAGTACAAGGGCCGGGGCAGGCCGAAGGAGAAGCGTCCGCGGCCGGTCGTCAACCGCGACAACGCGGGCTTCTGGGCGGGCGTGGCCGAGCACCGCCTGCTCATCCAGCGCTGCACCCGCTGTGCGACCCTGCGCTTTCCCTGGCTCCCGGGCTGTAACGCGTGCGGTGGCCAGGAATGGGACACGGTCGAAGCCGCCGGGCACGGCACGGTGTACTCGTATGTGGTCATGCACCATCCGCCCTTCCCGGCCTTCGACCCGCCCTATGCGGTGGCTCTGATCGAACTCGCCGAGGGCGTGCGGATCATCAGCAACATCACCGGTGTGCCGTACGACAAGGTGCGTATCGGTATGCCCGTTCAGCTGGAGTTCCTCCGGGTGGAGGACGAGGAGCTGGAGCTGCCCGTGTTCCGGGGGGTGGATGCCTGA
- a CDS encoding acyl-CoA dehydrogenase family protein produces MDFASTPRQQELRTELRAYFRRLMPKGGRTALNGDPAGQRRLLRRMGADGLLGLGWPVEYGGQGRGAEEQFVFFDEAYRAGAPVSMVTLNTVGPTLMTYGTAEQKSYFLPRILRGDLVFAIGYTEPGAGTDLAALRTRAVREGNDWVIDGNKTFTSNAQHADWIWLACRTDPEAPKHQGISIILVPTDAPGFSWTPIETVGGLTTTATYYDGIRVPAGNLVGPEHGGWSLITHQLNHERVALAAMGMQAEDHYAAALTHARTPDPATGERPADQPWVRARLAEAHARLAATRLLSWRLVGDVGAGRLSPGDASGVKFAGTESAVAVYALCQEVTGESGLIRAGSPGVFGDGELERMNRAAQINTFGGGVSEVQREIVAKMRLGMRRKQR; encoded by the coding sequence ATGGATTTCGCATCCACCCCGCGCCAGCAGGAGCTGCGTACAGAGCTGCGTGCGTACTTCCGCCGGCTGATGCCCAAGGGTGGCCGCACCGCTCTCAACGGTGATCCGGCCGGGCAGCGGCGGCTGCTCCGCCGGATGGGCGCCGATGGGCTGCTCGGCCTGGGCTGGCCGGTCGAGTACGGCGGCCAGGGGCGCGGTGCCGAGGAGCAGTTCGTCTTCTTCGACGAGGCTTACCGGGCCGGGGCACCCGTCTCGATGGTCACCCTCAATACCGTCGGGCCGACCCTGATGACGTATGGGACAGCGGAGCAGAAGTCCTACTTTCTGCCGCGCATCCTCCGCGGCGATCTGGTCTTCGCCATCGGCTATACGGAGCCGGGCGCCGGTACGGACCTCGCTGCCCTCCGAACGAGGGCGGTGCGGGAGGGGAACGACTGGGTCATCGACGGAAACAAGACCTTCACCAGCAACGCCCAGCACGCCGACTGGATCTGGCTCGCCTGCCGTACGGACCCGGAAGCCCCCAAGCACCAGGGGATCTCCATCATCCTGGTGCCGACGGACGCCCCCGGGTTCTCCTGGACGCCCATCGAGACGGTGGGCGGACTGACCACCACCGCGACGTACTACGACGGCATACGGGTGCCCGCCGGGAACCTCGTCGGTCCGGAGCACGGCGGCTGGAGCCTCATCACCCATCAGCTCAACCATGAGCGGGTCGCGCTGGCCGCCATGGGCATGCAGGCCGAGGACCACTACGCGGCGGCGCTCACCCACGCCCGTACACCCGACCCCGCCACTGGCGAACGACCGGCCGACCAGCCCTGGGTACGGGCCCGGCTGGCCGAGGCACACGCCCGGCTCGCCGCGACCCGGCTGCTCAGCTGGCGACTGGTGGGGGATGTCGGTGCGGGGCGGCTCAGCCCGGGGGATGCCAGCGGGGTGAAGTTCGCGGGTACCGAGAGCGCCGTAGCCGTGTACGCCCTCTGCCAGGAGGTGACCGGTGAGAGCGGGCTGATCCGCGCCGGATCGCCGGGCGTCTTCGGGGACGGTGAGCTGGAGCGGATGAATCGTGCCGCGCAGATCAACACCTTCGGCGGCGGAGTGAGCGAGGTCCAGCGGGAGATCGTCGCGAAGATGCGGCTGGGTATGCGGAGGAAGCAGCGGTGA
- a CDS encoding S1C family serine protease: MSTEHEGVDRSPEAGRADETAPADRVPQEAPQESSTTQLRKIDPAEEPPAAPGPPPPAGHPGPWGVPTPPPAPAGPPPPPYGGPGQPWGAPIPPPPPPERRRGGLIAAALAVALIAGGVGGGIGFWAADRNNAPSSDTITAPSGPKSVSRAPDSVAGIAAKALPSVATIQTNGGGRGGTGTGFVFDKQGHILTNNHVVASAADGGRLTTVFSDGKKYAAEVVGRAQGYDVAVIKLKNPGDRKLKPVPLGKSDEVAVGDPTIAIGAPYGLSGTVTTGIVSALNRPVASSDGEGSKASYMSALQTDASINPGNSGGPLLNAKGAVIGVNSAIQSASDGLGGGSAGSIGLGFAIPIDQAKRVAQTLIETGRPVYPVIGATVDMTKQGQGATISARAADGTGSVVPGGPADKAGLKPGDVITRMDGTAIDSGPTLISEIWTHEPGEKVKVTYERNGKKATTEITLGKRTGDD; this comes from the coding sequence GTGAGCACCGAGCACGAGGGCGTCGACCGCTCGCCGGAGGCGGGCCGGGCCGACGAGACGGCGCCTGCCGACCGCGTGCCGCAGGAGGCGCCGCAGGAGTCGTCGACGACCCAGCTAAGGAAGATCGACCCCGCTGAGGAACCCCCGGCCGCCCCCGGCCCGCCCCCGCCAGCCGGTCACCCCGGCCCCTGGGGCGTCCCCACGCCGCCCCCCGCCCCCGCCGGTCCGCCGCCGCCCCCGTACGGCGGCCCCGGCCAGCCCTGGGGCGCTCCCATACCGCCTCCGCCGCCCCCGGAGCGCAGGCGCGGCGGCCTCATCGCCGCCGCACTCGCGGTGGCCCTCATCGCGGGCGGCGTCGGCGGCGGCATCGGCTTCTGGGCCGCCGACCGCAATAACGCCCCCAGCTCGGACACCATCACCGCGCCGTCCGGCCCCAAGAGCGTCAGCCGTGCCCCCGACTCGGTCGCCGGAATCGCCGCCAAGGCGCTGCCGAGCGTGGCGACGATCCAGACCAACGGCGGCGGCCGCGGCGGCACCGGCACCGGCTTCGTCTTCGACAAGCAGGGCCACATCCTCACCAACAACCACGTGGTCGCCAGCGCGGCCGACGGCGGCCGGCTGACCACGGTCTTCTCCGACGGCAAGAAGTACGCCGCCGAGGTCGTCGGCCGTGCCCAGGGCTATGACGTCGCGGTCATCAAGCTCAAGAACCCCGGCGACCGCAAGCTGAAGCCGGTACCCCTCGGTAAGTCGGACGAGGTCGCCGTCGGCGACCCGACCATCGCGATCGGCGCCCCCTACGGCCTGTCCGGCACCGTCACCACCGGCATCGTCAGCGCCCTGAACCGCCCCGTCGCCTCCAGCGACGGCGAGGGCTCCAAGGCCTCCTACATGAGCGCCCTGCAGACCGACGCCTCCATCAACCCGGGCAACTCCGGCGGCCCCCTGCTCAACGCCAAGGGCGCGGTCATCGGCGTCAACTCCGCCATCCAGTCGGCGAGCGACGGCCTCGGCGGCGGCTCGGCCGGCAGCATCGGCCTCGGCTTCGCCATCCCGATCGACCAGGCAAAGCGGGTCGCACAGACCCTGATCGAGACCGGCCGCCCGGTCTACCCGGTCATCGGCGCCACGGTCGACATGACCAAGCAGGGCCAGGGCGCCACCATCTCGGCCAGGGCCGCGGACGGCACCGGCTCCGTGGTCCCCGGCGGCCCGGCGGACAAGGCCGGACTGAAGCCGGGCGACGTCATCACCAGGATGGACGGCACGGCGATCGACAGCGGCCCCACCCTGATCAGCGAGATCTGGACCCATGAGCCCGGCGAAAAGGTCAAGGTGACCTACGAGCGCAACGGCAAAAAGGCCACAACCGAGATCACCCTGGGCAAGCGCACCGGCGACGACTGA